The uncultured Cohaesibacter sp. genomic sequence CTTCCCCCGCGTCGCCAGACAAGCGATGCTGGGTGAGGCTCCTCAAGGTTTGATGACCGGGCTTTTGATCGACAGTCCTGTTTGCGGAGCAGACATCAGCAGAGGCAAAGCCACGCCGTCGATGGGGCCGGCGTCGCTTTGAGACGCCCCGGTCTCTTGCTCCGAGGGGCTGATTTCCGAAGGAACGCCCGGAGCCAGAATCTGGTCATCAGAGGGCACAACAGCATCCTGCACCTTGCGCAGGGAAATGCGTGGCTCATCAAAGGACCCGCTCAACAGAAACGGAATTTCCTTCTCTGGACGTTCTGTAGAATGGCTCGCCGGATCTGAACTCTTGTAGATTGCCAAGGTGCCGGGGAAATTCAAAGCTTCGGTCGCGAAGTCATATTGCGCAACCCCCAGCAAGGCGCGTTTGCCCGACGTCAGGCGCAAACCCTCAACATCAAGCTTTTGATTGGCCAACTGACCACGCACCGAGAGCACGTCAAAATGAGAATTGCCTGCATGGAGCGTCTCGCTATCGAGATCTTGCTCCTGTTGCAGAGCCGCCTCAAAGACATCCATGTCGAAATGCTGCAATTCTCCATCTGTCAGGACCACTGACAGGGAGCCATGCGCATCGGCCAGAGCATCGCTGACATGCGCACCCTCGGCCTGTAGATCGATTTCCAACAGCGCTGTGCCATTCAGGAATTCGTTGCCAAGCATTTCCCTTGTGACACCGCCAGCGGAGACGCCATTGGCCTTGGCGCGCAAACTGCTAATCATGATGGATGGATCTTCTGCACTCTGTCGCATGTCGAATGTAGCTTCCAGCCTTCCGCCATAGGCATAGGCTTCGCCAATGGAGAAAGAAACCTGATTGTCCCGTGTCATCAGGGAGGCTGCCGCCTGCCCGAGATTAACAGGCCCCAGCTTGAGATCCGACGCCGAGATGCGAATATCAAAATCGACTTTCGCCGCCTTGCTTTTTGTCAGATCATAATCCAGCAGGTCTTGCAAACTAGCAGGCACCCGAACGAACTGGCCCAGATCCAGATCATCACTGGCCAATGTGCCCTGCACCATTGGGCGCTCCTGACGAAAATCCAGCTGCAAAACCCCGTTTATGTGATTGTCATCAAGCTTCAGATCAAGATCGGAGAAAGCAATGGACGCGCCAATCAGATTGGCTCGGGCTGAAAGGGAAGCAGCCCCCAAATCGCGATCCGAAGGCAATGCACGCCCCAGCCATTGAGCAAGTTTACCGAGCGCGGGCGTATCAAAGGAGAAATCCCCTTCAAACTGAAAACTCGACATGGTCGCAGCCGACCCATCAAACGTGGCGGAAAACATGGGTGAGGACAACTTGACTGAAAGTGGCGACAGGCCACCAGCAAACAGCTCCATCGGCTTGCCGGATTTTGCACGCAGCTCAACCTTTTCGCCGCGCCATGAAGCGCTGCCGCTAATAGAAGCGACATCTTCTGTGCTTGGCCAGTCAAACGTCATGTTGACGTCGGAGAAGCGCTCTTC encodes the following:
- a CDS encoding AsmA family protein; protein product: MTKTIRIRILWSLLAFLVLIVGLVMATPYLINTRVVKKQISEQISKWMGLPVTVRGEPVVTVFPYLTVKLKDVEIASGLGGDEPPLVSTQTLRAEMYWLPLLLGDFEVRRFNLIEPKLELTKDVDGAFSWDLRKGSLFKTDGSSGRLTLSDVTLGNFRISGGVAHYLDRKTGEEERFSDVNMTFDWPSTEDVASISGSASWRGEKVELRAKSGKPMELFAGGLSPLSVKLSSPMFSATFDGSAATMSSFQFEGDFSFDTPALGKLAQWLGRALPSDRDLGAASLSARANLIGASIAFSDLDLKLDDNHINGVLQLDFRQERPMVQGTLASDDLDLGQFVRVPASLQDLLDYDLTKSKAAKVDFDIRISASDLKLGPVNLGQAAASLMTRDNQVSFSIGEAYAYGGRLEATFDMRQSAEDPSIMISSLRAKANGVSAGGVTREMLGNEFLNGTALLEIDLQAEGAHVSDALADAHGSLSVVLTDGELQHFDMDVFEAALQQEQDLDSETLHAGNSHFDVLSVRGQLANQKLDVEGLRLTSGKRALLGVAQYDFATEALNFPGTLAIYKSSDPASHSTERPEKEIPFLLSGSFDEPRISLRKVQDAVVPSDDQILAPGVPSEISPSEQETGASQSDAGPIDGVALPLLMSAPQTGLSIKSPVIKP